In a genomic window of Pseudomonas putida:
- the alg8 gene encoding mannuronan synthase: protein MLRLKHGLLQAAGWLFYLSLLMGLAVALPVSTFDPESKDFIFLIGIVGIWRYSMGATHFLRGMLFLYVVYPHLRRKVRKLGKAADPSHVFLMVTSFRIDALTTAQVYSSVIREAIDCELPTTVVCSIVEMSDELLVKSLWKRMNPPARVKLDFVRIPGTGKRDGLAYGFRAISRHLPDDRAVVAVIDGDTVLGEGVVRKTVPWFQLFGNVGGLTTNEFCEVRGGYIMSEWHKLRFAQRHINMCSMALSKRVLTMTGRMSVFRATVVTNPEFIADVESDSLQHWRLGRFKFLTGDDKSSWFSLMRLGYDTFYVPDAAINTVEHPPEKSFIKASRKLMFRWYGNNLRQNSRALGLGIKRLGAFTSVVLFDQRVSMWTSLLGLTVALIASFKYGTAFILVYLLWIGITRLILTLLLSCSGHRIGPAYPAILYYNQIVGALVKIYVFFRLDQQSWTRQPTSLSRDLASFQRWFNTWSSRTMTFSAGSIFVAVLLMMV, encoded by the coding sequence ATGCTCAGGCTAAAGCACGGCCTGCTCCAGGCCGCCGGTTGGCTGTTTTACTTAAGTTTGTTGATGGGCCTCGCCGTGGCGTTGCCCGTGTCCACGTTCGACCCCGAGTCGAAGGACTTCATTTTCCTGATCGGTATCGTCGGCATCTGGCGCTACTCGATGGGGGCCACGCACTTTCTGCGCGGCATGCTGTTTCTGTACGTGGTCTACCCGCACCTGCGGCGCAAAGTGCGCAAGCTGGGCAAGGCGGCGGACCCGTCCCACGTATTTTTGATGGTCACCAGCTTCCGTATCGATGCGCTGACCACCGCGCAGGTCTACAGCTCGGTGATTCGCGAAGCCATCGACTGCGAACTGCCGACCACCGTGGTCTGCTCCATCGTGGAAATGTCCGATGAGCTGCTGGTCAAGAGCCTGTGGAAGCGGATGAACCCGCCGGCCCGGGTCAAGCTCGACTTCGTGCGCATTCCCGGCACCGGCAAGCGCGATGGCCTGGCCTATGGCTTCCGCGCCATCTCCCGTCACCTGCCGGACGACCGCGCCGTGGTGGCCGTGATCGATGGCGACACCGTGCTCGGCGAAGGCGTGGTGCGCAAGACCGTGCCGTGGTTCCAGCTGTTCGGCAACGTTGGCGGCCTGACCACCAACGAGTTCTGCGAAGTGCGCGGCGGCTACATCATGAGCGAATGGCACAAGCTGCGTTTCGCCCAGCGTCACATCAACATGTGCTCGATGGCCCTGTCCAAGCGCGTGCTGACCATGACCGGGCGGATGTCGGTGTTCCGCGCCACCGTGGTCACCAACCCGGAATTCATCGCCGACGTGGAAAGCGACTCGCTGCAACACTGGCGCCTGGGTCGTTTCAAATTCCTGACCGGTGACGACAAGTCCAGCTGGTTCAGCCTGATGCGCCTGGGCTACGACACCTTCTACGTGCCCGATGCCGCGATCAATACCGTGGAGCACCCGCCGGAAAAGAGCTTCATCAAGGCCAGTCGCAAGCTGATGTTCCGCTGGTACGGCAACAACCTGCGTCAGAACTCCCGCGCCCTGGGCCTGGGGATCAAGCGCCTCGGTGCGTTCACTTCGGTGGTGCTGTTCGATCAGCGCGTATCGATGTGGACCTCCCTGCTGGGCCTGACCGTGGCGCTGATCGCCAGCTTCAAGTACGGCACCGCGTTCATCCTGGTGTACCTGCTGTGGATCGGCATCACCCGCCTGATCCTGACCCTGTTGCTGTCCTGCTCCGGCCACCGGATCGGCCCGGCCTACCCGGCGATTCTCTATTACAACCAGATCGTCGGCGCGCTGGTGAAGATCTACGTGTTCTTCCGCCTCGACCAACAGTCCTGGACTCGCCAACCCACTTCTCTGTCCCGTGATCTCGCCAGCTTTCAACGTTGGTTCAACACCTGGTCGTCTCGGACCATGACCTTCTCCGCCGGCAGCATTTTCGTCGCCGTGCTGCTGATGATGGTCTGA
- a CDS encoding alginate biosynthesis protein Alg44 — protein MNTAVNANVVHESEAQRQHARVKIPAKLRFFGPDRTPVEARVIDLSAGGLAFNAGQLPLNIGDKYKARLQFVIDNLGLAMDVELQVRSYDRQTGRTGCQFQNLEPQDISTLRHLITSHLAGDIVTIGEVLATLQRDNFTKARKNKDGGHGMSAFGRMKAVTFSLGIFVVGLAAFGFIFKSVYGMYFVSHAQAGLVSVAGVNITMPRDGTVQSLIKADGVAAKGAPLATFSTSMLDVLKGHLDDDQLAPAKVEELFGKQMTGTLTSPCDCTVGQQLVANGQYASKGDVIFQLVPRNTEANVEARFSYRQFGDVLPGTAVRFQIAGEDKTRTGKIVSSTSLKSEDLSSDIRVLIQPDEALDSTLAGRPVEVNSDRGPNLNWLIDKAMAAGL, from the coding sequence ATGAATACCGCCGTCAACGCCAACGTAGTGCACGAATCCGAAGCCCAGCGCCAACACGCCCGGGTCAAAATCCCGGCCAAGCTGCGTTTCTTCGGTCCCGACCGTACGCCGGTCGAAGCCCGCGTGATCGACCTGTCCGCCGGTGGCCTGGCCTTCAATGCCGGGCAACTGCCACTGAACATCGGCGACAAGTACAAGGCCCGCCTGCAATTCGTCATCGATAACCTCGGCCTGGCCATGGACGTCGAATTGCAGGTGCGCTCCTACGACCGCCAGACCGGCCGCACCGGCTGCCAGTTCCAGAACCTGGAACCGCAAGACATCTCGACCCTGCGTCACCTGATCACTTCGCACCTGGCCGGCGACATCGTCACCATCGGCGAAGTGCTGGCGACCCTGCAGCGCGACAACTTCACCAAGGCGCGCAAAAACAAGGATGGCGGCCATGGCATGAGCGCTTTCGGACGCATGAAAGCCGTGACCTTCAGCCTGGGGATTTTCGTCGTCGGCCTGGCCGCGTTCGGGTTCATTTTCAAATCGGTGTACGGCATGTACTTCGTCAGCCATGCCCAGGCCGGCCTGGTCAGCGTGGCGGGCGTGAACATCACCATGCCTCGCGATGGCACCGTACAGAGCCTGATCAAAGCCGACGGCGTCGCCGCCAAGGGCGCCCCGCTGGCGACCTTCAGCACCAGCATGCTCGACGTGCTCAAGGGTCACCTGGATGACGATCAACTGGCACCGGCCAAGGTCGAGGAACTGTTCGGCAAGCAAATGACCGGCACCCTGACTTCGCCGTGCGATTGCACCGTGGGCCAGCAACTGGTCGCCAACGGTCAGTACGCCAGCAAGGGCGACGTGATCTTCCAGTTGGTGCCGCGCAACACCGAAGCCAATGTCGAAGCACGCTTCTCCTACCGTCAATTCGGCGACGTGCTGCCAGGCACCGCCGTGCGCTTCCAGATCGCCGGTGAAGACAAGACCCGCACCGGCAAGATCGTCAGCAGCACCAGCCTGAAAAGCGAAGACCTGTCCTCCGACATCCGCGTCCTGATACAGCCGGACGAAGCCCTGGACAGCACCCTCGCCGGCCGCCCAGTGGAAGTGAACAGCGACCGTGGCCCGAACCTGAACTGGCTGATCGACAAAGCCATGGCAGCTGGTCTGTAA
- the algK gene encoding alginate biosynthesis TPR repeat lipoprotein AlgK, whose amino-acid sequence MTTPILNTPPTLWERACSRWDQRGLSDAPQRLHREQARSYNGFAVCALALAVSLSGCAGLPDQRLANEALKRGDTATAAANYQQLADLGYSEAQVGLADIQVDSRDPAQMKQAEATYRAAASVSPRAQARLGRLLVAKPGATEAEHLEAEGLLKKASAAGEGNTLIPLAMLYLQYPHSFPNIDAQKQISQWRAEGKPEAGLAQVLLYRTQGTYDQHLDDVEKICKAALNTTDICYVELATVYQKKAQPEQQAELIKQLQAAHSRGTVSAQRVDSVARVLADPTLGQTDEKTAQSLLEPIAPGYPASWVTLAQLIYDFPELGDVDQMMKYLDNGRAADQPRAELLLGKLYYEGKMVPADAKVAEEHFQKAVGREVAADYYLGQIYRRGYLGKVYPQKALDHLLTAARNGQNSADFAIAQLFSQGKGTKPDPLNAYVFSQLAKAQNTPQATELAQTLEAQLPPAQMAEAQRLLKQEQSVRGALSQNTPQLQALQEDGEEAL is encoded by the coding sequence GTGACGACTCCTATCCTCAACACACCGCCGACCCTGTGGGAGCGAGCCTGCTCGCGATGGGATCAGCGCGGTTTGTCTGATGCACCGCAGCGTCTGCATCGCGAGCAGGCTCGCTCCTACAATGGATTTGCGGTGTGTGCGCTGGCACTGGCAGTGAGCCTCAGCGGCTGCGCCGGCCTGCCCGACCAGCGCCTGGCCAACGAAGCCCTCAAGCGTGGCGACACCGCCACCGCCGCGGCTAACTACCAGCAACTGGCGGACCTGGGCTACAGCGAAGCCCAGGTCGGTCTGGCCGACATTCAAGTCGACAGCCGCGATCCGGCGCAAATGAAACAGGCCGAGGCGACGTATCGCGCTGCGGCTAGCGTTTCGCCGAGAGCACAAGCACGTCTGGGCCGCCTGCTGGTGGCCAAGCCCGGCGCTACCGAAGCCGAACATCTGGAAGCCGAAGGCCTGCTGAAAAAGGCCTCCGCCGCTGGTGAAGGCAACACCCTGATCCCGTTGGCGATGCTGTACCTGCAATACCCGCACAGCTTCCCCAACATCGACGCGCAGAAGCAGATCAGCCAATGGCGCGCCGAAGGCAAGCCGGAAGCGGGCCTGGCGCAAGTGCTGCTGTATCGCACCCAGGGCACCTACGACCAGCACCTGGATGACGTGGAGAAAATCTGCAAGGCCGCGCTCAACACCACCGACATCTGCTACGTCGAACTGGCCACGGTCTATCAGAAAAAGGCCCAGCCAGAGCAACAGGCCGAGCTGATCAAGCAGCTGCAGGCCGCGCACAGTCGCGGCACCGTTTCCGCTCAGCGAGTGGACAGCGTCGCCCGTGTGCTGGCCGATCCGACCCTGGGCCAGACCGACGAAAAAACCGCGCAGTCGCTGCTCGAGCCCATTGCTCCCGGCTACCCGGCGTCGTGGGTCACCCTCGCGCAACTGATCTACGACTTCCCCGAACTGGGCGACGTCGACCAGATGATGAAGTACCTGGACAACGGCCGCGCCGCCGACCAGCCCCGCGCCGAGCTGCTGCTGGGCAAGCTCTACTACGAAGGCAAGATGGTCCCGGCCGACGCCAAGGTCGCCGAAGAACACTTCCAGAAAGCCGTCGGCCGCGAAGTCGCCGCCGATTACTACCTCGGCCAGATCTATCGCCGAGGCTATCTGGGCAAGGTCTATCCGCAAAAGGCTCTCGACCACCTGCTGACCGCTGCGCGCAACGGCCAGAACAGCGCCGACTTTGCGATCGCTCAGTTGTTCTCCCAGGGCAAAGGCACCAAGCCTGACCCGCTGAACGCCTACGTGTTCAGCCAGCTCGCCAAAGCCCAGAACACCCCGCAAGCCACCGAGCTTGCCCAAACACTCGAAGCCCAACTGCCGCCTGCGCAAATGGCCGAGGCCCAACGCCTGTTGAAACAGGAACAGTCCGTTCGTGGTGCCTTGAGCCAGAACACTCCGCAACTGCAGGCCCTGCAAGAAGACGGCGAGGAAGCCCTATGA
- a CDS encoding alginate export family protein, with translation MKLNPFMKAGIGLTFALIWSCPTLAAMTEAPKNFGLEVKITGQSEDDRDLGTAPGGDVNGVGLDLRPWVYGESGAWSAYAMGQAVTSTDIIETDTLQQSDGAETNDNGDRQTKKNYLAMREFWVGYSGFTPYPGEILKFGRQRLRNDDGQWRDTNIEALNWTFDTTLLRANAGVAERFSEYRTDLKELAPKDKDRLHAYADAAYQWTPGNWVGIRGHHTHDNGKLDYPQPGVPADTLDKKQNGDISWLGLTADSDAYNWRNTNQVNYWGSITGMSGDTDTVNPLNADGTRPAEAKRGQDLNGWATDIGVRLRLDPQWQVGAAYARASAEYEQNGLESNRSNYTGTRSRVHRFGEAFRGEMNNLQTATLFGSWMLNDEYDASLIYHKFWRVDGNKPVGSNGINAVENNTDDVTGAVLSSTSLPLNDGEKDMGQEMDLVVTKYFKQGLLPAALSQSIDEPSALVRFRGGVFKPGDAYGKEVDSYMHRAFIDVIWRF, from the coding sequence ATGAAGTTGAATCCATTCATGAAGGCCGGCATCGGCCTGACGTTCGCATTGATCTGGTCGTGCCCGACATTGGCGGCGATGACTGAAGCACCGAAGAACTTCGGCCTTGAAGTGAAAATCACCGGCCAGTCCGAAGACGACCGCGACCTGGGCACCGCCCCTGGCGGTGACGTCAACGGTGTCGGCCTTGACCTGCGCCCTTGGGTGTATGGCGAAAGCGGCGCGTGGAGCGCCTACGCCATGGGCCAGGCGGTGACGTCCACCGACATCATCGAGACCGACACCCTGCAGCAGTCCGATGGCGCCGAGACCAACGACAACGGTGATCGCCAAACCAAGAAAAACTACCTGGCCATGCGCGAGTTCTGGGTCGGCTACAGCGGCTTCACGCCCTACCCCGGCGAGATCCTCAAGTTCGGTCGCCAGCGCCTGCGCAACGACGACGGCCAATGGCGCGACACCAACATCGAAGCCCTGAACTGGACCTTCGACACCACCCTGCTGCGGGCCAACGCCGGTGTCGCCGAACGCTTCAGCGAATACCGCACCGACTTGAAGGAACTGGCGCCGAAAGACAAGGACCGCCTGCACGCCTACGCCGATGCCGCCTACCAGTGGACACCGGGCAACTGGGTCGGCATTCGCGGTCATCACACCCATGACAACGGCAAGCTCGACTACCCGCAGCCGGGTGTACCGGCCGATACCCTGGACAAGAAGCAGAACGGTGACATCAGCTGGCTGGGTCTCACCGCCGACAGCGACGCCTACAACTGGCGCAACACCAACCAGGTCAATTACTGGGGCAGCATCACCGGCATGAGCGGCGATACCGACACGGTCAACCCACTCAATGCCGACGGCACTCGTCCAGCCGAAGCCAAGCGCGGTCAAGACCTCAACGGTTGGGCTACCGATATCGGCGTGCGCCTGCGCCTCGATCCGCAATGGCAAGTGGGTGCCGCCTATGCCCGCGCCAGCGCCGAGTACGAACAGAACGGCCTGGAAAGCAACCGCTCGAACTACACCGGTACCCGCTCGCGGGTTCATCGTTTCGGCGAAGCCTTCCGTGGCGAAATGAACAACCTGCAAACCGCCACCCTGTTCGGTTCGTGGATGCTCAACGACGAGTACGACGCCAGCCTGATCTACCACAAGTTCTGGCGCGTGGACGGCAACAAGCCGGTGGGCAGCAACGGCATCAATGCCGTCGAAAACAACACCGACGACGTGACCGGCGCAGTGCTGTCGAGCACTTCGCTGCCGCTCAACGATGGTGAAAAAGACATGGGTCAGGAAATGGACCTGGTGGTCACCAAGTACTTCAAGCAAGGCCTGTTGCCGGCGGCATTGAGCCAGTCGATCGACGAGCCTTCGGCCCTGGTGCGCTTCCGTGGCGGTGTGTTCAAGCCGGGTGATGCCTATGGCAAAGAAGTCGATTCGTACATGCACCGCGCGTTCATCGACGTGATCTGGCGCTTCTGA
- the algG gene encoding mannuronan 5-epimerase AlgG, translating to MNHQASKGSISLLAGAMLLASAAAFANVEPAAKPATMAKELQQAKTYTVSSAPTAPLELATPKLPDLSGYTAEAVAAKIVRSKAGKVSVRRMMQEDALKDFIGGDNKMAEWVVRQHGIPQAIFVDDGYMNLKDLAKKQPKYLIETAPGVYLAKLPIVVGRHGILEIDKQTQELRLSQEAGSFLVNDGQLFVRDTKITGWREKDNGPATFNSPKEFRPFLLAWGGTETYIANSKMASFGYANSKSYGVSISQYTPNMAKVLKRPEPTGWIIGSEFSDMWYGFYCYETSNFVVKGNTYKDNIVYGIDPHDRSHGLIIAENTVHGTKKKHGIIISREVNDSFIFNNRTFDNKLSGIVIDRNSVNNLIAHNEVYQNHTDGITLYESADNLLWGNKVLSNRRHGIRIRNSVNIRLYENVAMANGLTGVYGHIKDLTDTDRDIKLDPFDAQVSLIVVGGELAANGSGPLSIDSPLSVELYRVSMLAPTKSSGISFSGILGERQDEILDLLVRQQKAVLIDPVERQTEMRD from the coding sequence ATGAACCATCAAGCCTCTAAGGGCTCGATCAGCCTGCTGGCCGGCGCGATGCTGCTGGCCAGCGCCGCTGCCTTCGCCAATGTGGAGCCGGCAGCCAAGCCAGCCACCATGGCCAAGGAACTGCAGCAGGCCAAGACCTACACCGTCAGCAGCGCACCGACCGCGCCGCTGGAACTGGCTACGCCGAAACTGCCGGACCTCTCGGGCTACACCGCCGAGGCTGTCGCCGCGAAAATCGTGCGCAGCAAGGCCGGCAAGGTCAGCGTGCGCCGGATGATGCAGGAAGACGCCCTGAAGGACTTCATCGGCGGCGACAACAAGATGGCCGAATGGGTGGTGCGCCAACACGGCATCCCCCAGGCGATCTTCGTCGACGACGGCTACATGAACCTCAAGGACCTGGCGAAGAAGCAGCCCAAGTACCTCATCGAAACCGCGCCCGGCGTGTACCTGGCGAAGTTGCCGATCGTGGTCGGCCGTCACGGCATCCTCGAAATCGACAAGCAGACCCAGGAACTGCGCCTGTCCCAGGAGGCCGGTTCGTTCCTGGTCAACGACGGCCAGCTGTTCGTGCGTGACACCAAAATCACCGGCTGGCGCGAGAAGGACAACGGCCCGGCCACGTTCAACTCGCCCAAGGAATTCCGCCCGTTCCTGCTGGCCTGGGGTGGTACCGAGACCTACATCGCCAACAGCAAGATGGCCAGCTTCGGCTACGCCAACAGTAAGTCTTACGGCGTGAGTATTTCCCAGTACACGCCGAACATGGCCAAGGTGCTCAAGCGCCCTGAACCGACCGGCTGGATCATCGGTTCCGAGTTCTCGGACATGTGGTACGGCTTCTACTGCTACGAAACCAGCAACTTCGTGGTCAAGGGCAACACCTACAAGGACAACATCGTCTACGGCATCGACCCCCACGACCGTTCCCACGGCCTGATCATTGCCGAGAACACCGTGCACGGGACCAAGAAGAAGCACGGGATCATCATTTCCCGTGAGGTGAACGACAGCTTCATCTTCAACAACCGCACCTTCGACAACAAGCTGTCCGGCATCGTGATCGACCGTAATAGCGTGAACAACCTGATCGCCCACAACGAGGTCTACCAGAACCACACCGACGGCATCACCCTCTACGAGAGTGCCGACAACCTGTTGTGGGGCAACAAGGTGCTGAGCAACCGTCGCCACGGCATCCGCATTCGTAACAGCGTGAACATTCGCCTGTACGAAAACGTCGCCATGGCCAACGGCCTGACCGGCGTCTACGGCCACATCAAGGACCTCACCGATACCGACCGTGACATCAAGCTCGACCCGTTCGACGCCCAGGTGTCGCTGATCGTGGTCGGCGGTGAACTGGCGGCCAACGGCAGCGGCCCGCTGTCCATCGACTCGCCGTTGAGCGTGGAGCTGTATCGCGTGTCCATGCTCGCCCCGACCAAATCCAGCGGCATCAGCTTCTCGGGGATTCTCGGCGAGCGCCAGGATGAAATTCTCGACCTGCTGGTGCGCCAGCAGAAAGCCGTGCTGATCGACCCTGTCGAACGCCAGACCGAAATGCGGGACTGA
- a CDS encoding alginate O-acetyltransferase, with protein MHPHLIKLLSLSALTAGILAASTGARAEEVQAPKFSAEPCCSLCPAAHDAKNYTTRYQQNFTTLVQAQGDWLFRTQEDLRTEFDTTPAGYKRMKQLHDAFKSKGVELVVVYQPTRGLVNRNKLNPAEKASFDFDKALRNYKTMLGRFAAMGYVVPDLSPLTNESLPDTLPAHDFYFRGDQHWTPYGAQRTAKIVAEKVKQIPAFADIPKREFETHKSGRMGKTGTLHNMAGQLCGTSYAIQYMDQFTTEPKGEAGDGDLFGDSGNPQITLVGTSHSGKNYNFAGFLEEAIGADILNVAFPGGGLEGSMLQYLGSDEFQKNPPKILIWEFSPLYRLDQETIYRQMMALLDNGCEGKDAQMSGSTTLKPGKNELLVNSKNLNLQNSSHQVDIRFADTSVKTLQATLWYMNGRHEDIKIEKPETSETDGRFAFELRTDEDWASQNLLAVEVQGPEQAGAAPQKVEAKICKRNVFPGAEQRTASVGQ; from the coding sequence ATGCACCCACACCTGATCAAATTACTCAGCCTGTCGGCCCTGACCGCCGGCATTCTCGCCGCCAGCACCGGTGCGCGCGCCGAAGAAGTGCAAGCGCCAAAATTCAGCGCCGAACCGTGCTGCAGCCTGTGCCCGGCCGCCCATGACGCGAAGAACTACACCACCCGCTACCAGCAGAACTTCACCACGCTGGTGCAGGCCCAGGGCGACTGGCTGTTCCGTACTCAGGAAGATTTGCGTACTGAGTTCGATACCACCCCTGCCGGCTACAAACGCATGAAGCAACTGCACGATGCGTTCAAGAGCAAAGGCGTGGAACTGGTGGTTGTGTATCAACCGACCCGTGGCCTGGTGAACCGCAACAAGTTGAATCCGGCAGAAAAAGCCAGCTTCGATTTCGACAAGGCGCTGCGCAACTACAAGACCATGCTCGGCCGTTTCGCCGCCATGGGTTACGTGGTGCCGGACCTGTCGCCGCTGACCAACGAGTCGCTGCCCGACACCCTGCCGGCCCACGATTTCTACTTCCGCGGCGACCAACACTGGACGCCGTACGGCGCCCAGCGCACAGCAAAAATCGTCGCCGAAAAGGTCAAGCAGATCCCGGCCTTCGCCGACATTCCCAAGCGTGAATTCGAGACCCACAAGTCGGGTCGCATGGGCAAGACCGGAACATTGCACAACATGGCCGGTCAACTCTGTGGCACCAGCTACGCGATCCAGTACATGGATCAATTCACCACCGAGCCCAAGGGTGAGGCAGGCGATGGCGATCTGTTCGGCGATTCCGGCAACCCGCAGATCACCCTGGTCGGCACCTCCCACAGTGGCAAGAACTACAACTTCGCCGGTTTCCTCGAAGAGGCCATCGGCGCCGACATTCTCAATGTGGCGTTCCCCGGCGGCGGCCTGGAAGGTTCGATGCTGCAATACCTGGGCAGCGACGAGTTCCAGAAGAACCCGCCGAAGATTCTCATCTGGGAATTCTCGCCCCTCTACCGCCTGGACCAGGAAACCATCTACCGCCAGATGATGGCGCTGCTGGACAACGGTTGCGAAGGCAAGGATGCACAGATGTCCGGCAGCACCACCCTGAAGCCGGGCAAGAACGAACTGCTGGTCAACAGCAAAAACCTGAACCTGCAAAACAGCAGTCACCAGGTCGACATCCGCTTCGCCGACACCTCGGTGAAAACCCTGCAAGCCACCCTCTGGTACATGAACGGGCGCCACGAGGACATCAAGATCGAAAAACCGGAAACCTCCGAAACCGACGGGCGTTTCGCCTTCGAGTTGCGCACGGACGAAGACTGGGCCTCGCAGAATCTGCTGGCCGTCGAAGTCCAGGGCCCTGAACAAGCCGGTGCCGCGCCGCAGAAAGTCGAAGCGAAAATCTGCAAACGCAACGTATTCCCCGGCGCCGAGCAGCGTACTGCTTCGGTCGGGCAATGA
- a CDS encoding mannuronate-specific alginate lyase has product MRNPKLATLTLLSLAMFAGATQAAAPLRPPQGYFAPIEKVKTGDSGEGCDAMPTPYTGSLQFRSKYEGSDKARATLNVQSEKAFRDSTADITKIERGTSKRVMQFMRDGRPEQLECTLNWLTAWAKADALMSKDFNHTGKSMRKWALGSMASAYVRLKFSDSHPLANHQQESQLIEAWFSKMADQVVSDWDNLPLDKTNNHSYWAAWSVMATSVATNRRDLFDWAVKEYKVGANQIDADGYLPNELKRQQRALAYHNYALPPLAMIASFAQVNGVDLRQENNGALKRLGDRVLAGVKDPDEFEQKNGKKQDMTDLKEDMKFAWLEPFCTLYTCSADVLEKKHKMQPFKTFRLGGDLTRVYDPANEKGNKGS; this is encoded by the coding sequence ATGCGAAATCCGAAACTTGCAACACTGACGCTGCTCAGCCTGGCGATGTTCGCCGGCGCGACACAAGCGGCGGCGCCACTGCGTCCGCCCCAGGGTTACTTCGCGCCGATCGAGAAAGTCAAAACCGGCGACAGCGGCGAAGGCTGCGATGCCATGCCGACGCCTTACACAGGCTCCCTGCAATTTCGCAGCAAGTACGAAGGCTCGGACAAGGCCCGCGCGACCCTGAACGTGCAATCGGAAAAAGCCTTCCGCGACAGCACCGCCGACATCACCAAGATCGAGCGCGGCACCAGCAAGCGGGTGATGCAGTTCATGCGCGACGGTCGCCCGGAACAGCTGGAGTGCACGCTCAATTGGTTGACCGCCTGGGCCAAGGCCGATGCGCTGATGTCCAAGGACTTCAACCACACCGGCAAGTCGATGCGCAAATGGGCGCTGGGCAGCATGGCGTCTGCGTACGTTCGCCTGAAGTTTTCCGACTCCCATCCACTGGCCAACCATCAACAGGAGTCGCAACTGATCGAAGCATGGTTCAGCAAGATGGCCGATCAGGTGGTCAGCGACTGGGACAACCTGCCGCTGGACAAGACCAACAACCACTCGTACTGGGCCGCCTGGTCGGTGATGGCAACCTCCGTCGCCACCAACCGTCGCGACCTGTTCGATTGGGCGGTGAAGGAATACAAGGTCGGCGCCAACCAGATCGACGCCGACGGCTACCTGCCCAACGAACTCAAGCGCCAGCAACGGGCGCTGGCCTACCACAACTACGCCCTGCCGCCGCTGGCGATGATCGCCAGTTTCGCCCAGGTCAACGGTGTGGATCTGCGCCAGGAAAACAACGGCGCGCTGAAACGCCTGGGTGACCGCGTGCTCGCCGGGGTCAAAGACCCGGATGAGTTCGAACAGAAGAACGGCAAGAAACAGGACATGACCGACCTGAAGGAAGACATGAAATTCGCCTGGCTCGAACCGTTCTGCACGCTCTACACCTGCTCGGCGGATGTGCTTGAGAAGAAGCACAAGATGCAGCCGTTCAAGACCTTCCGCCTGGGGGGTGACCTGACCCGTGTCTACGACCCGGCCAACGAGAAGGGCAATAAAGGTTCTTGA